In the genome of Cutibacterium equinum, one region contains:
- a CDS encoding DUF6912 family protein: protein MSTSTIVFIPTNAQRARELCAAPGEQVTAFTVTEELRSILDVTDPEETEHAAMVIGSVWGLTHTGRRLVLVAHVPTEQMADHEEVDNGAVTLRRLEPSQITAWFADDDDANSQDAAAAVKGMIIDDAWNDVAVQTLIGEHELSWHDITEELPGADTDPEGFPGLG from the coding sequence TTGTCGACGTCCACCATCGTTTTCATCCCCACCAACGCGCAACGGGCTCGCGAGCTGTGCGCCGCCCCGGGAGAACAGGTGACGGCCTTCACGGTCACCGAAGAACTCCGTTCCATCCTCGACGTCACCGACCCTGAGGAAACCGAACATGCCGCCATGGTCATCGGTTCGGTGTGGGGTCTGACCCACACCGGTCGTCGACTCGTCCTCGTCGCCCACGTTCCCACCGAGCAGATGGCCGATCATGAGGAGGTCGACAACGGCGCAGTGACGCTGAGGCGTCTGGAGCCCTCTCAGATCACGGCGTGGTTCGCTGATGACGACGACGCCAACTCCCAGGATGCCGCTGCCGCTGTCAAGGGCATGATCATTGACGACGCATGGAATGACGTCGCCGTTCAGACCCTCATTGGTGAGCACGAACTGTCCTGGCACGACATCACCGAGGAGCTTCCAGGTGCCGACACCGACCCCGAGGGGTTTCCCGGACTGGGGTGA
- the hpf gene encoding ribosome hibernation-promoting factor, HPF/YfiA family: MDVIVSGRHCHVSDDVRAQVEDRLSGVEKLRDRVQRAEVVFTAQGTKGPKDQAMTCEITLRAKGPVVRAVGQAEDKMVAFEMAADRLRTQLLKAADRRRSHHGLRVSQVLDVVPEESADDAPEILTTRKIAGDVEVTGDSPMYVKEKVFQAVPLTLAQALDEMELVGHDFFLYLDQDSKQPSVVYRRKKGYNYGVIHLELDHE; encoded by the coding sequence ATGGATGTCATCGTTTCGGGACGGCACTGCCACGTCAGTGACGACGTGCGCGCCCAGGTCGAGGACAGGCTCTCCGGGGTCGAGAAGTTGAGGGACCGGGTCCAGCGCGCTGAGGTGGTCTTCACCGCCCAGGGCACCAAGGGCCCCAAGGATCAGGCCATGACGTGTGAGATCACACTGCGGGCGAAGGGGCCGGTGGTGCGAGCCGTCGGTCAGGCGGAGGACAAGATGGTTGCCTTTGAGATGGCTGCCGATCGCCTCCGTACCCAGCTGCTCAAGGCCGCTGATCGTCGCCGCAGCCATCATGGACTGCGTGTGTCCCAGGTTCTGGACGTCGTACCCGAGGAAAGCGCCGATGATGCACCCGAGATCCTGACCACCAGGAAGATCGCGGGCGACGTGGAAGTCACCGGGGACAGCCCCATGTATGTCAAGGAGAAAGTCTTCCAAGCCGTTCCCCTGACCCTCGCCCAGGCTCTCGACGAGATGGAACTGGTCGGCCACGACTTCTTCCTCTACCTCGATCAGGATTCCAAGCAGCCCAGCGTCGTCTACCGGCGCAAGAAGGGTTACAACTACGGCGTGATCCATCTCGAGCTTGATCACGAGTGA
- a CDS encoding Rv3235 family protein, whose product MTSTSAPIPLESAARHPSDIFLELDRDWWPEELRVVSSPPMPNAAHGNCKAYQQAARLTRAIHIIIIETMAGRRPMTQLLRASSTRAAATMRSWPRGPGWSRMLLVGEPRVGFDDDHVDGVGMIDLRGRRLPLATNLVQREGIWHLDAVELVLNPTMAALLTEKHISPEAVGMA is encoded by the coding sequence ATGACGAGCACATCAGCACCCATACCCCTTGAGTCGGCGGCCCGACACCCGTCCGACATCTTCCTGGAACTCGACCGGGACTGGTGGCCGGAGGAATTGCGCGTGGTCTCGTCGCCGCCAATGCCGAACGCGGCGCACGGCAACTGCAAGGCCTACCAGCAGGCGGCGCGACTGACTCGTGCCATCCACATCATCATCATCGAGACGATGGCTGGGCGCCGGCCCATGACTCAACTCCTGAGGGCGTCGAGTACGCGGGCGGCAGCGACGATGCGCAGCTGGCCTCGCGGACCTGGCTGGAGCCGTATGCTCCTCGTCGGTGAGCCTCGAGTCGGTTTCGACGATGATCATGTGGACGGGGTTGGCATGATCGATCTGCGTGGCAGGCGACTCCCCTTGGCCACGAACCTGGTTCAGCGCGAGGGCATCTGGCATCTCGACGCCGTCGAACTCGTCCTCAACCCCACGATGGCCGCGCTACTGACCGAGAAACACATCAGTCCAGAAGCCGTCGGCATGGCGTGA
- a CDS encoding ComF family protein has product MGYHGPVPGIVTAHKDRGAAWLTDDLGPWLAHGLAPAIAAAPGHVDVVPVPSSAKAVRRRGADHAADMTRSALRTLDASKASLAQILHRTRQVADQLEVRHEDRDANQRGSMTAAPGRGDVIVVDDVRTSGATIDEACRALSQSGRRVLAAVVLADAATPLRWP; this is encoded by the coding sequence ATGGGCTACCACGGTCCTGTACCGGGGATCGTCACAGCTCACAAGGACCGTGGCGCAGCATGGTTGACCGATGACCTCGGTCCCTGGCTGGCTCACGGACTCGCTCCGGCGATCGCAGCCGCACCTGGCCATGTTGACGTCGTCCCGGTGCCCTCATCGGCGAAGGCTGTGCGACGACGCGGCGCCGATCACGCTGCAGACATGACGCGATCCGCCCTGCGCACCTTGGATGCGAGCAAGGCCTCGCTCGCCCAAATCTTGCATCGAACGCGACAGGTGGCTGACCAACTCGAGGTTCGTCACGAGGATCGCGATGCCAATCAGCGCGGATCGATGACAGCTGCGCCGGGGCGAGGGGATGTCATTGTCGTTGACGACGTTCGCACCTCAGGGGCGACGATTGACGAGGCGTGCAGAGCCTTGAGCCAGTCCGGTCGACGAGTGCTGGCGGCGGTTGTCCTGGCTGATGCTGCGACCCCACTGAGATGGCCGTGA
- a CDS encoding DUF2505 domain-containing protein — MDINSRAHFDATPDQVVSMMSDPAWWQDVHRRAGGTTSNAVVTGDSLSLDVAMPAPSQVTKFVGSTLTAKQTLSWQPANSDGSREGALQIVPQGMPAKAEGHAAVRPDGTGTEVVYTGTFTVSVPLMGKKLEKAAAPHITEAFNVQQQAGDDWLASH; from the coding sequence ATGGACATCAATTCACGGGCCCATTTCGACGCAACCCCTGATCAAGTCGTCTCCATGATGAGCGATCCGGCATGGTGGCAGGACGTGCACCGTCGTGCCGGGGGCACCACGAGTAATGCTGTGGTCACGGGCGATTCGCTGAGCCTGGATGTGGCCATGCCCGCTCCCAGCCAGGTGACGAAGTTCGTCGGCTCGACCCTCACCGCCAAACAGACCCTGTCGTGGCAGCCTGCCAATTCCGATGGATCGCGGGAGGGCGCCTTGCAGATCGTTCCTCAGGGTATGCCGGCCAAGGCCGAGGGACATGCTGCCGTGCGTCCCGATGGCACCGGGACCGAGGTCGTCTACACCGGGACCTTCACCGTGTCGGTCCCGCTGATGGGCAAGAAGTTGGAAAAGGCCGCCGCCCCGCACATCACTGAGGCCTTCAACGTGCAGCAGCAGGCCGGTGACGACTGGTTGGCCTCTCACTGA
- a CDS encoding NAD-glutamate dehydrogenase — protein MDKVIPDLVASVLEQHATGDCCREEVIRQAMERQVTLAVKPGPVRVDVIIDPPWSDGQVNSVQIVMDDRPFLVDTVVSCLLRHGWRVEDVRHPIFGVKRNAEGGIDSVGTPGRDGYEPESWMDIDTTAPIGVDTGEAATQLADSLRSCLEQVVRATDDWAAMHEAMLQTAELVSASQGHADDRDSARELLEWLADDHFVYLSYEEFRVDGNTMTPVPGTRLGIIDNGPRFDAIPHGQDDSTIVVTKDSVRSTVQHNEYRDYVGVRIRDEHGAVVGEHRFIGLLGSAAYTESVTHIPVLRAKASRVLALSGYRANSHGGKAVARTIAEFPRDALFEAPAEELVPLIMTIIDLREKQRLRALVRRGPWGRFFHLLVFVPADRFDASTVGVVKRIVTKRTGAADIDATTMMGESSLVRITLTAKVPDGQVLPPIDNEELQAELAEAISNWDDEFIALARGIESNRRGIDFGPEYKQEFTARQGILDLELLNGLGEDDLGMVMYRPDDPADPSDLRLKIFNQHAPMTLSQVMPHLSSLGVQIVDEHPHRIILRGREIWLFDLGLETPGELWKDSERHRFTEAFAASWRGECESDTFSGLVTEAGLSWSQVAMLRAIARYLRQVGSPFSQTYMAKALRANPNLAGGLVRIIEAKFDPSAYDDGATAGAERLAKVEELSQAFLADLDDVASLDHDRILRMMHAVAKAMIRTNWWQKNRRALAFKVRPSELDFAPAPRPTFEIFVNSPRVSGTHLRFGAVARGGLRWSDRPEDFRTEVLGLVKAQMVKNSVIVPAGAKGGFVPAHLPDPTIDRAGWAEEGKDCYRIFVSSLLSVTDNVVEGKVVAPDRVVRHDGDDPYLVVAADKGTATFSDTANAIAAEHGFWLGDAFASGGSHGYDHKAMGITARGAWESVTRHLADLGIDQASDDFTCIGIGDMSGDVFGNGMLLSKHIKLVAAFNHRHIFVDPNPDPAVSWQERRRLYDLPRSSWRDYDPSLISEGGGIWDRTLKSIPVSPQMYEVLGIDDSVETMTPDDLISAILRAPVDLLWNGGIGTYVRATTETDAQVGDRANDPVRVTAKEVRAKAAGEGGNLGWTQAGRIEYARNGGRINTDFIDNSAGVDTSDHEVNIKILLDAEVAAGRLSAEERDELLPAMADDVASLVLRHNRSQNLALANALSPSGPKPGVLEAWMCELEKSGHLDRVVDTMPSTTEMNRRIAAGEGLASPELCTLLAWTKIALCDAVLATDLPEDPFVADRLVGYFPPLLRERFADRMPDHRLHREIITTEAVNRFVDSQGITAYHRLHQQTGADIAQVIRCQLAARSVFGLGRVETNLAHLGLDAVRTAEIRLALRDLAMDATRWFLNHGGADNISATIETYRPGVAGLVDKLSDLLGDSADEWQEKVDEVTALGLDRADAAVVASHEWGPVLLSVVEISEEGHPLNEVAEAYLTLARRVDMPRLTRLVEQLPQDRRTDSRVRASLREDLLQVMSEATRRALALGTDQVLVDGGRIIETMSTNPDLAQCVVMVSDLRSAVGQEAK, from the coding sequence ATGGACAAAGTCATCCCGGATCTCGTGGCGTCGGTGCTGGAGCAGCACGCCACGGGAGATTGCTGCCGGGAGGAGGTGATTCGTCAGGCCATGGAACGGCAGGTCACCCTTGCCGTGAAACCCGGACCCGTTCGCGTCGATGTCATCATCGATCCGCCGTGGTCTGACGGTCAGGTCAACTCCGTGCAGATCGTCATGGATGACCGTCCCTTCCTCGTCGACACCGTCGTGTCGTGCCTGCTTCGCCATGGGTGGCGAGTTGAGGACGTCCGCCATCCGATTTTCGGTGTCAAGCGCAACGCCGAGGGCGGTATCGACAGTGTCGGAACCCCCGGCCGTGACGGCTACGAGCCCGAGTCCTGGATGGACATCGACACCACGGCACCGATCGGTGTTGACACTGGTGAGGCTGCCACACAGCTCGCTGACAGTCTTCGCAGTTGCCTGGAGCAGGTCGTTCGGGCCACCGACGACTGGGCGGCAATGCACGAGGCGATGCTCCAGACTGCTGAACTGGTCAGCGCGTCACAAGGCCATGCCGATGACCGCGACTCCGCGCGGGAACTCCTGGAGTGGTTGGCCGACGACCACTTCGTGTACCTGTCCTACGAGGAGTTCCGCGTCGATGGGAACACCATGACACCAGTGCCCGGCACCCGGTTGGGCATCATCGACAACGGACCGCGATTCGACGCAATTCCTCACGGCCAGGACGACTCCACCATCGTCGTCACCAAGGACTCGGTTCGTTCCACAGTGCAGCACAACGAATACCGCGACTACGTCGGTGTGCGGATCCGTGATGAGCACGGCGCCGTGGTCGGTGAACACCGCTTCATCGGGCTGCTCGGGTCGGCTGCCTACACCGAGTCGGTGACGCACATTCCCGTGCTGCGCGCCAAGGCCTCTCGCGTGCTGGCGCTGTCGGGATACCGCGCCAACTCCCACGGCGGCAAGGCGGTCGCCCGAACCATAGCCGAGTTTCCGCGTGACGCCCTTTTCGAGGCCCCGGCCGAGGAGCTCGTGCCGCTCATCATGACGATCATCGACCTGCGCGAGAAGCAGCGCCTGCGAGCCTTGGTCCGCCGTGGTCCGTGGGGCCGTTTCTTCCACCTGCTGGTCTTCGTCCCCGCTGATCGTTTTGACGCCAGCACAGTTGGTGTCGTCAAGAGAATCGTCACCAAACGGACCGGCGCTGCGGACATCGACGCGACCACGATGATGGGCGAGTCCTCCCTGGTCCGGATCACGCTGACGGCCAAGGTCCCCGACGGGCAGGTGCTCCCCCCGATCGACAACGAGGAACTACAGGCCGAACTTGCCGAGGCCATCTCGAACTGGGATGACGAGTTCATCGCCCTGGCCCGCGGCATCGAGAGCAACCGACGCGGCATTGACTTCGGACCTGAGTACAAGCAGGAGTTCACGGCCAGACAGGGCATCCTGGACCTTGAACTGCTCAACGGGCTGGGCGAGGACGACCTCGGCATGGTCATGTACCGCCCCGACGACCCGGCCGATCCCTCCGACCTGCGACTCAAGATCTTCAACCAGCATGCGCCCATGACCCTGTCCCAGGTCATGCCCCACCTGTCGAGCCTGGGCGTCCAGATCGTCGACGAGCATCCCCACCGCATCATCCTGCGCGGTCGGGAGATCTGGCTGTTCGACCTCGGTCTGGAGACCCCCGGCGAGCTGTGGAAGGATTCCGAACGACATCGATTCACCGAAGCATTCGCTGCATCCTGGCGTGGCGAGTGTGAATCTGACACCTTCTCAGGCCTCGTGACCGAGGCAGGTTTGTCGTGGTCCCAGGTGGCCATGCTTCGCGCCATCGCCCGCTACCTCCGGCAGGTCGGCAGCCCATTCTCCCAGACCTACATGGCCAAGGCACTACGGGCGAACCCGAATCTGGCCGGCGGTCTGGTGAGGATCATCGAGGCCAAGTTCGATCCATCGGCCTACGATGACGGGGCCACTGCCGGAGCCGAGCGGCTGGCCAAGGTCGAGGAACTCTCGCAAGCCTTCCTGGCCGACCTGGACGACGTCGCATCCCTCGATCATGATCGCATCCTGCGCATGATGCATGCCGTGGCCAAAGCCATGATCCGCACCAACTGGTGGCAGAAGAATCGCCGTGCACTGGCCTTCAAGGTGCGCCCCAGCGAACTCGACTTTGCCCCCGCGCCACGCCCCACCTTCGAGATCTTCGTCAACTCGCCCAGGGTCTCGGGAACTCACCTGCGGTTCGGTGCGGTGGCTCGAGGCGGCCTGCGCTGGTCGGATCGTCCTGAGGACTTCCGCACCGAGGTCCTCGGCCTGGTCAAGGCCCAGATGGTCAAGAACTCAGTCATCGTACCTGCCGGTGCCAAGGGCGGCTTCGTTCCCGCCCACCTGCCCGATCCCACGATCGACCGAGCCGGCTGGGCCGAAGAAGGCAAGGACTGCTACCGCATCTTCGTCTCCTCGCTGCTGTCGGTGACCGACAACGTCGTCGAGGGCAAGGTTGTCGCTCCCGACCGGGTGGTGCGTCACGACGGGGACGATCCTTACCTCGTCGTGGCTGCTGACAAAGGCACCGCCACGTTCTCCGACACCGCCAATGCCATCGCCGCAGAACACGGGTTCTGGCTCGGTGATGCCTTCGCCTCGGGTGGGTCCCACGGTTACGACCACAAGGCGATGGGCATCACGGCGCGCGGCGCATGGGAGTCGGTGACTCGCCACCTCGCTGACCTGGGCATCGATCAGGCTAGTGACGACTTCACCTGCATCGGTATCGGTGACATGTCCGGTGACGTGTTCGGCAATGGCATGTTGCTGAGCAAGCACATCAAGCTCGTGGCAGCCTTCAACCACCGCCACATCTTCGTGGATCCGAACCCGGACCCTGCCGTGTCCTGGCAGGAGCGTCGTCGTCTTTACGATCTTCCGCGCTCCAGCTGGAGGGATTACGACCCCTCCCTCATCTCTGAGGGCGGTGGCATCTGGGATCGCACCTTGAAGTCGATTCCGGTGAGCCCGCAGATGTACGAGGTCCTCGGCATCGACGACTCCGTCGAGACGATGACCCCCGACGACCTCATCTCAGCGATCCTGCGGGCCCCGGTGGACCTGCTGTGGAATGGCGGAATCGGCACCTACGTGCGAGCCACGACTGAGACTGACGCCCAGGTTGGCGATCGCGCCAATGACCCGGTGCGCGTCACCGCCAAGGAGGTACGCGCCAAGGCCGCTGGCGAAGGCGGAAACTTGGGATGGACCCAGGCAGGCCGTATCGAATACGCCCGCAATGGTGGCCGAATCAACACCGATTTCATCGACAACTCCGCCGGCGTCGACACCTCGGATCATGAGGTCAACATCAAGATCCTGCTCGATGCCGAGGTGGCTGCAGGACGCCTCAGCGCTGAGGAACGCGACGAACTGCTTCCCGCCATGGCCGACGACGTCGCATCCCTCGTGTTGCGCCACAACCGCTCGCAGAACCTCGCCCTGGCCAATGCGTTGAGCCCATCTGGCCCGAAGCCTGGAGTTCTGGAAGCCTGGATGTGCGAACTCGAGAAGTCCGGCCATCTCGATCGTGTCGTCGACACCATGCCGTCGACCACGGAGATGAACCGTCGAATCGCCGCAGGGGAGGGGCTGGCCAGCCCTGAACTGTGCACCCTGCTCGCGTGGACGAAGATCGCCCTGTGTGATGCCGTGCTGGCCACCGATCTTCCCGAAGACCCCTTCGTCGCTGACCGTCTGGTGGGCTACTTCCCGCCCCTGCTGCGCGAAAGATTCGCCGATCGGATGCCAGATCATCGACTGCACCGGGAGATCATCACGACCGAGGCCGTCAACCGATTCGTTGACTCCCAGGGCATCACGGCCTACCACCGCCTGCATCAGCAGACCGGGGCCGACATCGCTCAGGTCATCCGTTGCCAGCTGGCAGCCCGGTCGGTCTTCGGACTGGGCAGGGTGGAAACGAACCTCGCTCACCTCGGACTGGATGCCGTCCGGACCGCAGAGATCAGGCTCGCCCTGAGGGACCTCGCCATGGACGCCACGAGGTGGTTCCTCAACCACGGCGGCGCCGACAACATCTCAGCCACGATCGAAACCTACCGTCCAGGGGTCGCCGGACTCGTCGACAAGCTCTCTGACCTGCTGGGCGACAGCGCCGACGAATGGCAGGAGAAGGTTGACGAGGTCACTGCGTTGGGACTTGATCGTGCGGATGCCGCCGTCGTCGCATCTCACGAATGGGGGCCGGTGCTGTTGAGCGTGGTCGAGATCTCGGAAGAGGGCCATCCTCTCAACGAGGTCGCCGAGGCATACCTGACGCTGGCGCGCAGGGTGGACATGCCCCGACTGACTCGTCTCGTCGAGCAGCTTCCACAGGACCGTCGGACGGACTCGCGAGTGCGAGCCAGCCTGCGTGAGGACCTGCTCCAGGTGATGTCTGAGGCGACGCGACGTGCCCTTGCACTGGGAACGGATCAGGTTCTGGTCGATGGCGGACGTATTATTGAAACGATGTCGACAAACCCGGATCTGGCGCAATGCGTCGTGATGGTCAGCGACCTGCGCTCTGCCGTCGGCCAGGAGGCCAAGTAG
- the secA gene encoding preprotein translocase subunit SecA — protein MNLMDRVLHAGEGKIIRRLNRIVGQVNSIEEDYVAMSDDELVGQTADFRQRLDNGENMDRLLPEAFATVREASKRVLGKRHFDVQIMGGAALYQCNIAEMKTGEGKTLVGLLPAYLEGLLGKGVHVVTVNDYLARVQSEQMGRVHHFLGLTISAILSDMPPMERKEAYKTDITYGTNNEFGFDYLRDNMAGSLGECVQRGHHFAIVDEVDSILVDEARTPLIISGPAEENKQWYPEFAKIVSRLQRDVDYEVDEKKRTVSVLGHGISVVEERLGIGNLYESANTPLIGYLNNAIKAKELFHRDKDYVIIDGEVLIVDEHTGRTLAGRRYNEGLHQALEAKEHVEIKDEYQTLATITLQNYFRMYDKLAGMTGTAKTEESEFQKIYGLGVIPIPTNRPMIRKDQKDLIYRTEEAKFDAIISDVVERHETGQPILIGTASVAKSELLSEKLKRAGVPHKVLNAKHHESEAAIVALAGRKGAVTVSTNMAGRGTDIILGGNPEFLTELDLREKGLDPVEDEEAYQTAWNNTLAKYEEQSKAEHEEVEELGGLYVIGSERHESRRIDNQLRGRSGRQGDPGESRFYLSLQDELMRLFKPEVIERAMVTLKMPDDMPIESKWVSRQIESAQKQVEAQNFEMRKNVLKYDDVMNRQRHVIYGDRRKVLEGADVEAELRATTDRVVEAGVRKYTDGYSEEWDLDALWTEIGTVYPVGLDINEYADCQDAEELIEDFKADAQEAYDRRETELGEATMRQLEREVLLTVLDRKWREHLYEMDYLREGIGLRAMAQRDPLVEYQREGGDMFNAMMDAFKEEVIGFLFNLEIEAGPQVGLVTDDEGQPVTAESVLPQENRPRRALSYSAPDEQGDATTTSESGAPKNPKAEGNRAARRSAAKKSKRSRKKR, from the coding sequence GTGAACCTCATGGACCGCGTGCTGCACGCCGGTGAAGGCAAGATCATCCGCCGACTCAACCGCATCGTCGGCCAGGTCAACAGCATCGAGGAAGATTACGTCGCCATGAGCGACGACGAGTTGGTGGGCCAGACCGCCGACTTCCGTCAGCGTCTCGACAATGGCGAGAACATGGACCGGCTGCTCCCGGAAGCTTTCGCGACGGTGCGTGAGGCGTCCAAGCGAGTGCTCGGCAAGCGTCACTTCGACGTTCAGATCATGGGCGGTGCGGCCCTGTACCAGTGCAACATCGCCGAGATGAAGACTGGTGAGGGCAAGACCCTCGTCGGTCTCCTCCCCGCCTACCTCGAGGGTCTGCTCGGAAAGGGAGTCCACGTCGTCACCGTCAACGACTACCTGGCTCGAGTGCAGTCCGAGCAGATGGGTCGCGTGCACCACTTCCTGGGTCTGACGATCTCGGCGATTTTGTCGGACATGCCTCCGATGGAGCGCAAGGAGGCCTACAAGACCGACATCACCTACGGCACGAACAATGAGTTCGGCTTCGATTACCTGCGTGACAACATGGCCGGCTCCCTGGGCGAGTGCGTGCAGCGTGGTCACCACTTCGCCATCGTCGACGAGGTTGACTCGATCCTCGTTGACGAGGCTCGTACCCCGCTGATCATCTCCGGCCCGGCCGAGGAGAACAAGCAGTGGTACCCGGAGTTCGCCAAGATCGTCTCGAGGCTCCAGCGCGACGTCGACTACGAGGTCGACGAGAAAAAGCGCACCGTCTCCGTCCTCGGTCACGGCATCAGCGTCGTCGAGGAGCGTCTGGGTATCGGGAACCTGTACGAGTCGGCAAACACCCCTCTCATCGGTTACCTCAACAACGCCATCAAGGCCAAGGAGCTGTTCCACCGCGACAAGGACTACGTCATCATTGACGGCGAGGTCCTCATCGTTGACGAGCACACCGGACGAACCCTGGCAGGGCGTCGCTACAACGAAGGACTGCACCAGGCCCTCGAGGCCAAGGAACACGTCGAGATCAAGGACGAGTACCAGACCCTCGCCACGATCACCTTGCAGAACTACTTCCGCATGTACGACAAGCTCGCCGGCATGACTGGTACCGCCAAGACCGAGGAGAGCGAGTTCCAGAAGATTTATGGTCTGGGTGTCATCCCGATCCCGACGAACCGCCCGATGATCCGCAAAGACCAGAAGGACCTCATCTACCGCACCGAGGAAGCGAAGTTCGACGCCATCATCTCCGACGTCGTCGAGCGTCACGAGACCGGTCAGCCCATCCTCATCGGTACCGCATCCGTCGCCAAGTCTGAGCTGCTCTCGGAGAAACTCAAGCGGGCCGGGGTTCCCCACAAGGTGCTCAACGCCAAGCATCACGAATCCGAGGCCGCGATCGTCGCCCTGGCTGGCCGCAAGGGAGCTGTGACGGTCTCGACCAACATGGCCGGTCGTGGTACCGACATCATCCTGGGCGGTAACCCAGAGTTCCTCACCGAACTGGACCTTCGCGAGAAGGGTCTTGATCCGGTGGAGGACGAAGAGGCCTACCAGACCGCGTGGAACAACACCCTGGCCAAGTACGAGGAGCAGTCCAAGGCCGAGCACGAGGAGGTCGAGGAACTGGGCGGTCTCTACGTCATCGGTTCCGAGCGTCACGAGTCTCGCCGTATTGACAACCAGTTGCGCGGACGTTCCGGTCGTCAGGGAGACCCTGGTGAGTCCCGGTTCTACCTGTCCTTGCAGGACGAGCTCATGCGCCTGTTCAAGCCTGAGGTCATCGAGCGCGCCATGGTCACCCTCAAGATGCCCGACGACATGCCGATCGAATCCAAATGGGTGTCGCGTCAGATCGAGAGCGCCCAGAAGCAGGTCGAGGCGCAGAACTTCGAAATGCGTAAGAATGTCTTGAAGTATGACGACGTCATGAACCGGCAGCGTCACGTCATCTACGGTGACCGTCGCAAGGTTCTCGAGGGAGCCGACGTCGAGGCCGAGTTGCGCGCCACCACTGATCGCGTCGTGGAGGCCGGTGTACGCAAGTACACCGACGGCTACTCCGAGGAATGGGACCTCGACGCCTTGTGGACCGAGATCGGCACCGTCTACCCCGTCGGCCTGGACATCAACGAGTATGCCGACTGTCAGGACGCCGAGGAACTCATCGAGGACTTCAAGGCGGACGCCCAGGAGGCGTATGACCGTCGCGAGACCGAGCTGGGGGAGGCGACGATGCGCCAGCTCGAGCGCGAGGTCCTCCTGACGGTTCTCGACCGCAAGTGGCGCGAGCACCTCTACGAGATGGACTACCTGCGTGAGGGCATCGGGCTGCGCGCGATGGCTCAGCGAGATCCGCTGGTCGAATACCAGCGCGAGGGCGGGGACATGTTCAACGCGATGATGGACGCCTTCAAGGAAGAGGTCATCGGGTTCCTGTTCAACCTCGAGATCGAGGCCGGCCCACAGGTCGGTCTGGTGACCGACGACGAAGGACAGCCGGTGACCGCAGAATCCGTGTTGCCCCAGGAGAATCGTCCGCGTCGCGCGCTGAGCTACTCGGCCCCCGACGAACAGGGAGATGCCACGACGACGTCTGAAAGTGGCGCCCCCAAGAATCCCAAGGCCGAGGGAAACCGGGCCGCCAGGAGATCTGCCGCCAAGAAGTCGAAGCGGAGCCGCAAGAAGCGCTGA